From the Acidobacteriota bacterium genome, the window GGCCACGAGGCCTTCACCCTCATGCGCGCCCGCGGCGCCCAGGTGACCGACGTCGTCATCCTCGTGGTGGCGGCCGACGACGGGGTCATGCCGCAGACGGTGGAAGCCATCAACCACTGCAAGGCCGCGAACGTACCCTTCGTCGTGGCCGTGAACAAGATGGACAAGCCCGGAGCCGATCCGGACCGGGTCAAGCGCGAACTCATGCAACACGGCATCGTCACCGAGGAGTTCGGCGGCGAAACCGTGGCGGTCCCGGTGTCCGCGAAGTCCAGGCAGGGCATCGAGGAACTGCTGGAAATGGTGGCCCTGGTGGCCGACATGCTGGACCTGGATGCGGCCCCCGATTCCCCCGCCATGGGAACGGTCCTCGAGTCCAAGCTGGACCGCACGCGCGGCCCCGTCGCCACCGTCCTCATCCAGGACGGGACCCTCCGCGTGGGGGACTTCTTCCTGTGCGGCTCCACCTTCGGCCACGTGCGCGGGTTGTTCGACGACAAGGGCGAGCGCGTGGAGGAGGCCGGGCCAAGCACGCCTGTGGAGATTCTCGGCTTCTCCGAAGTGCCCGCCGTCGGGTCCGTCTTCCAGGCCATGCTGGATGAGGCCAAGGCCCGGCAGGTCGCGGCCTTCCGGAAGGAGCAGGAAAAGGCCAAGGCGCTGAGGTCCTCCAAGGTGCGGCTCGAGAACGTCTTCGGCGCCATCAAGCAGGGCGAGATCCAGGAGCTTTCCGTGATCCTGAAGGCGGACGTGCAGGGATCCCTGGAGGCCATCGCCCAGCAGGTCCAGGACCTCTCCACCGAGGAGGTGAAGATCGCCGTCGTCCACAAGGGAGTCGGCGCCGTCTCCGAGGGCGACGTCCTTCTGGCCTCCGCCAGCAACGCCATCATCATCGGCTTCAACGTGAGACCCGAGCGCAAAGCCGCGGAGGTGGCCAAGAACGAAGGCGTGGAGATCGCCCTGTTCACGGTCATTTACGATCTGGTGGATCGGCTGAAGCTGGCCCTGACGGGTATGCTCAAACCCATTGAACAAGAGGTCATCCTGGGCCACGCCGAAGTCAAGGAGATCTTCAAGGTCTCCAAGGTGGGGACCATCGCCGGGTGCATCGTGTCCGATGGCCGGATCCCGCGAACGGCCCAGATCCGGGTGCTGAGGGACAACGTGGTGGTGCACACGGGCCGGATCGGCTCCCTCAAGCGCTTCAAGGATGACGCTTCGGAGGTGAAGGAAGGCCTCGAGTGCGGCATCGGGCTCGAGAACTTCAACGATGTGAAGCCGGGCGACGTGCTGGAGGCCTTCGAGATCCAGATCCAGGAGCGGACGCTCTAGTAGGCCTTATCCTTGGGCACGGGCCCGGTGTGGGGTCGCTCCGAGGGAGGGTTTCCCATGCGTCAGCCCGAACGCGCCGTGGTGGCGGTGGTCCGGGTGGATTTCAGATTGCAGGCCTCCAGGAGCCTGAAGGACAAGCGGTCGGTCATCAAGTCTTTCAGGGAGAAGGCCCAGGGGCGATTCGGGGTGGCCTCCTGCGAGAGCGGGTACCTGGAAGACGCCGGCATGGCCTCCCTCACCCTCGCCGCCCTGGCCGGTCGGGAGTCCGCCGCCCGGGACCGGCTGAGGACGGCGGTTGCCTTTCTGGAGGACCACTACGAGGTGGAGGTCTTCGCGGCCGTCGAGGAAGTGTACTGACGCGCCGGGAGGTCCGGCGGCACGACGAGGGAGCCGGAACCACCGGCGGCTCCAGCAGGTGAGTGGATGCGGCGCTTCGCGAAATCGGACAAGGTGGGAGACCTTCTCCGCCATGGCATCTCCAACGCCCTGCTCCAGGAATTGAACGACGCCCGCCTCCGGTGGATCTCCGTCACCGAGGTCCAGGTGAACCGGGACCTGTCGGTGGCGAGGGTGTTCTACACCGTCGTGGAACCCAACCTGGACCGCAAGGGCGCCGCCGAGGCCCTCTCCGAGAATGTCCGGCCTTTGAAGGCCTACCTTTCTTCCCGCCTCCATCTCCGGCAGCTCCCGGAGATTCGGTTCGCCTTCGACGAAACGGCGGAAAGCGCCCGCCGCATCGAGGACCTGCTCGCATCCCTTCACCGCGGGGAAGAGGAGGGCGGCCGTGACTCAGGCTGAAGTTTCGCCGCACGGTCTCATCCTCCTCGACAAGCCATCGGGGATGACCTCTCACGACTGTGTCCAGGCCCTGCGACGCCTCTGTCCGAGAAGGTTCAAGGTGGGTCACGGCGGAACCCTGGACCCCTTTTGCACGGGCCTTCTCATCCTCCTGCTGGGGAAGGGCACCCGTCTGGCGCGGTTCTTCCAAGGGATGGACAAGGCCTACGAGGGGGTCATCCGGTTCGGGGAGGGGACGGACACCTACGACCGCGACGGGACCGTGGTCGCCACCGGAGATCCGCCCCATCTTTCCGCCTCCGAATGGCAGGAGGCCGCCAACCGCTTCGTGGGCCCGTTCCAGCAGATCCCTCCGGCCTTCTCGGCCAAAAGGATCGGCCACGTGCGGGCGTACGAGATGGCTCGAAAGGGGGAAGTCCCCGACCTGGCGCCCGTCTCCATCCAGATTTACAGGTTTGAGGTCTCACCGGTGGACGCCCGGGACCTCCACTTCAGGCTCCGCTGTTCCTCCGGAACCTACGTGAGGGCCCTCGCGCGCGACCTGGGAGCCGCCGTCGGCTCTCCCGCCCACTGCTTCCAGCTGTGCCGGACCGAAGTGGGGCCCTATTCGGTGCATGGCGCCAATCCCCTGGATGATCCCTTCGCGCCGAGCGGGTTCCTGCCCTTCGATGCCCTGGATCTCGGCTTTCCGACCTTCCAGGCCACGGATCGTGAGGAACGCCTGTTCCTCAACGGGCAAGACGTGGCGGCCCCCAAGGGACTTCAGGGACGGGAGGGGATGGTCAA encodes:
- a CDS encoding DUF503 domain-containing protein — encoded protein: MRQPERAVVAVVRVDFRLQASRSLKDKRSVIKSFREKAQGRFGVASCESGYLEDAGMASLTLAALAGRESAARDRLRTAVAFLEDHYEVEVFAAVEEVY
- the rbfA gene encoding 30S ribosome-binding factor RbfA, which translates into the protein MRRFAKSDKVGDLLRHGISNALLQELNDARLRWISVTEVQVNRDLSVARVFYTVVEPNLDRKGAAEALSENVRPLKAYLSSRLHLRQLPEIRFAFDETAESARRIEDLLASLHRGEEEGGRDSG
- the infB gene encoding translation initiation factor IF-2, which codes for MDARRKTKRERRLEKLQARVDRQERLDQEILDAQAKAEKGEAVFIREGITVKELADKLSVKVKDIIAKLMMRGILVTINQPLDSQVAIQVSSMFGFQAEVISFEDELVLTQEDVPAENKTPRAPVVTVMGHVDHGKSSLLEAIHDVDITSKEFGGITQHIGAYRVRHGEREYVFLDTPGHEAFTLMRARGAQVTDVVILVVAADDGVMPQTVEAINHCKAANVPFVVAVNKMDKPGADPDRVKRELMQHGIVTEEFGGETVAVPVSAKSRQGIEELLEMVALVADMLDLDAAPDSPAMGTVLESKLDRTRGPVATVLIQDGTLRVGDFFLCGSTFGHVRGLFDDKGERVEEAGPSTPVEILGFSEVPAVGSVFQAMLDEAKARQVAAFRKEQEKAKALRSSKVRLENVFGAIKQGEIQELSVILKADVQGSLEAIAQQVQDLSTEEVKIAVVHKGVGAVSEGDVLLASASNAIIIGFNVRPERKAAEVAKNEGVEIALFTVIYDLVDRLKLALTGMLKPIEQEVILGHAEVKEIFKVSKVGTIAGCIVSDGRIPRTAQIRVLRDNVVVHTGRIGSLKRFKDDASEVKEGLECGIGLENFNDVKPGDVLEAFEIQIQERTL
- the truB gene encoding tRNA pseudouridine(55) synthase TruB; the protein is MTQAEVSPHGLILLDKPSGMTSHDCVQALRRLCPRRFKVGHGGTLDPFCTGLLILLLGKGTRLARFFQGMDKAYEGVIRFGEGTDTYDRDGTVVATGDPPHLSASEWQEAANRFVGPFQQIPPAFSAKRIGHVRAYEMARKGEVPDLAPVSIQIYRFEVSPVDARDLHFRLRCSSGTYVRALARDLGAAVGSPAHCFQLCRTEVGPYSVHGANPLDDPFAPSGFLPFDALDLGFPTFQATDREERLFLNGQDVAAPKGLQGREGMVKVLAPDGRFLALARVDARLLHPTVVFPEKD